Proteins encoded together in one Miscanthus floridulus cultivar M001 chromosome 16, ASM1932011v1, whole genome shotgun sequence window:
- the LOC136512814 gene encoding uncharacterized protein, with translation MGNYMSCTLAKAPGHGGVKCARVILPDGGVRQVPLPATAAELMMDAPGHFLVDARAAGLGARLAALPADKELELGAVYATFPMKRLGTPLAPVDVARLAAAATREARRSSAKVANAVVVAPPVAEVEAVTEDAPRLRLEEMLDDAAATEICELKHRASNARSRRPTLETIEEENYMSSRFIA, from the coding sequence ATGGGCAACTACATGTCGTGCACGCTGGCCAAGGCGCCGGGGCACGGCGGCGTCAAGTGCGCGAGGGTGATACTCCCCGACGGCGGCGTCAGGCAGGTGCCGctgccggcgacggcggcggagctGATGATGGACGCGCCGGGCCACTTCCTCGTCGACGCGCGCGCCGCGGGCCTCGGGGCGCGCCTCGCCGCGCTGCCCGCGGACAAGGAGCTCGAGCTCGGCGCCGTGTACGCGACTTTCCCAATGAAGCGCCTGGGCACGCCGCTGGCGCCCGTCGACGTGGCGCGCCTCGCCGCCGCGGCCACCAGGGAGGCCCGCCGGTCCTCCGCCAAGGTGGCCAAcgccgtcgtcgtggcgccgccGGTGGCCGAGGTGGAGGCGGTGACGGAGGACGCGCCCAGGCTGCGGCTCGAGGAGATGCTGGACGACGCGGCGGCCACGGAGATCTGCGAGTTGAAGCACCGGGCCAGCAATGCCCGGTCAAGGAGACCGACGCTGGAGACCATAGAGGAGGAGAATTACATGTCGTCGAGATTTATAGCCTAG
- the LOC136512815 gene encoding uncharacterized protein has translation MLGQLGARFVVSSFLGSMADHFAVMAGRLLTESSRQSAIGEASAVPSTTSAPCDVSVQDGRPASGVLVECRICQEDDDEACMEAPCFCKGSLKYAHRKCIQRWCDKKGDTICEICLQQFVPNYTASSKLFQRGRNTIFFRAPGYIQARPMLNADQSATSTSYGYDQTPAPNGVLCCRIAITLMVLLVFRDALSVFLGDQDAYTVVMVTLLMLSTAAIVIPVYIILVEVTELLHRRRQRQVVHNQTSEHAGEERTQPQQHVISIQ, from the exons ATGCTCGGGCAGTTGGGCGCGCGGTTCGTCGTCTCGAGCTTCCTGGGATCGATGGCAGACCATTTCGCGGTGATGGCAGGCCGATTGCTGACGGAGTCGAGTCGTCAGTCCGCCATTGGTGAGGCCTCTGCCGTGCCCTCGACCACGTCGGCTCCGTGCGATGTGTCTGTCCAAGATGGCAGGCCAGCGAGCGGTGTCTTGGTAGAATGCAGAATCTGccaggaggatgacgacgaggccTGCATGGAGGCTCCTTGCTTCTGCAAGGGAAGCTTGAAG TACGCCCATCGCAAATGCATTCAAAGATGGTGTGACAAGAAGGGAGACACCATATGTGAGATATGCTTGCAG CAATTTGTACCAAATTACACTGCCTCTTCGAAGCTGTTTCAACGCGGAAGAAACACGATTTTCTTCAG AGCTCCTGGCTACATTCAAGCACGGCCAATGCTGAATGCAGATCAATCTGCTACATCAACAAGCTATGGATATGATCAAACTCCAGCTCCTAACGGCGTACTATGTTGTCGCATAGCTATAACT CTGATGGTTCTCCTGGTCTTCCGCGACGCCCTCTCAGTTTTCCTGGGTGACCAAGATGCCTACACCGTTGTAATGGTCACT CTGCTGATGCTTAGCACCGCGGCGATCGTCATACCGGTCTACATCATATTGGTGGAGGTTACTGAGCTGCTTCATCGACGCAGGCAACGGCAG GTTGTGCACAACCAGACTTCAGAGCATGCAGGAGAGGAGAGGACGCAGCCGCAGCAACATGTAATTAGCATTCAGTAA
- the LOC136511260 gene encoding exocyst complex component EXO70B1-like, with protein MERVSPEDAGQERVMAAAKLILKSLAVSKNDADDMMHFLSTFDPRLHPLSSPETVEEEASGGDDDQEELEEEIAAAEEVILRGNSSSPSSGGMIADYLYAVDDAMLRLEEEARSLLSSSSPSLRRLSLSSDDLGDATPDVFPRHGTLSPTALASVGAVAARMLRAGYGPKLAQVYVAAHRDALAESVALLGVEVVAIEEVLRMEWSALNQRMRRWSHAVRAVVRTFLADERRLCDEVFASDEDLSNECFADVTRGCVLQLLAFADGVAVSPRATEKLYRTLGMYEALADVQRELEALFADDAVRHTIEEFSHAIHGEASRKPLHGGEIHPMTRYVLNYCGLLTDCRGTLDAVLGDTGPDDRAATADDGAPASTLSARCIRELLTLLLRNINDKSQLYDDAGLQNIFLMNNLYYVVQKVRESPPLRELVGDDWLRRHRGQIRQYETGYLWASWTAVLSQLRRDDGASTSPAAGHRAPPGQSSWLQRRSAEWPWSPWVREQARGRAATAGVRGGARAAAAATQADRRRSTSVERVRGGVPAPDACTCMRVCGVPEVSRRLKNWNKAVWARNASLTKIMDPKTHFQS; from the coding sequence ATGGAGCGCGTGTCGCCGGAGGACGCTGGGCAGGAGAGGGTCATGGCAGCCGCCAAACTGATCTTGAAGAGCCTAGCTGTATCCAAGAACGATGCCGACGACATGATGCACTTCCTGTCCACCTTCGACCCGCGCCTGCACCCGCTCTCCTCTCCGGAGACAGTCGAGGAGGAGGCGTCCGGCGGTGATGACGATCAAGAAGAGCTAGAAGAGGAGATCGCCGCTGCGGAGGAGGTCATCCTCCGAGGCAACTCCTCGTCGCCGTCGTCCGGCGGCATGATCGCAGACTACCTCTACGCTGTCGACGACGCCATGCTGCGGCTGGAGGAGGAGGCGCGCTccctgctctcttcttcctccccctcTCTGCGGCGCCTCTCGCTGTCGTCGGACGACCTCGGCGACGCGACGCCCGACGTGTTCCCGCGCCACGGCACACTGTCCCCGACCGCCTTGGCCTCCGTGGGCGCCGTCGCAGCCCGCATGCTGCGCGCCGGGTACGGGCCCAAGCTCGCGCAGGTGTATGTGGCCGCCCACCGCGACGCGCTCGCGGAGTCCGTGGCGCTCCTCGGCGTCGAGGTCGTCGCCATCGAGGAGGTCCTCCGGATGGAGTGGTCGGCGCTCAACCAGAGAATGCGGCGGTGGAGCCACGCCGTGAGGGCCGTGGTCAGGACCTTCCTCGCGGACGAGCGCCGGCTCTGCGACGAGGTCTTCGCGTCGGACGAGGACCTCAGCAACGAGTGCTTCGCCGATGTCACCAGGGGCTGCGTCCTGCAGCTGCTCGCCTTCGCGGACGGGGTCGCCGTGTCGCCGCGCGCCACCGAGAAGCTGTACCGCACGCTCGGCATGTACGAGGCGCTCGCCGACGTGCAGCGGGAGCTGGAGGCGCTCTTCGCCGACGACGCCGTGCGCCACACCATCGAGGAGTTCAGCCACGCCATCCACGGCGAGGCGTCGCGGAAGCCCCTCCACGGCGGGGAGATCCACCCCATGACCCGCTACGTCCTCAACTACTGCGGCCTCCTCACCGACTGCCGCGGCACCCTGGACGCGGTCCTCGGCGACACCGGCCCCGACGACAGAGCCGCCACCGCCGACGACGGCGCCCCGGCCTCGACACTGTCCGCGCGCTGCATCCGCGAGCTGCTCACGCTGCTGCTGCGCAACATCAACGACAAGTCCCAGCTGTACGACGACGCCGGGCTGCAGAACATCTTCCTGATGAACAACCTCTACTACGTGGTGCAGAAGGTGCGGGAGTCCCCGCCGCTGCGCGAGCTCGTCGGCGACGATTGGCTCCGACGGCACCGCGGCCAGATCCGGCAGTACGAGACCGGCTACCTGTGGGCGTCCTGGACCGCCGTGCTGTCCCAGCTGAGGAGGGACGACGGCGCGTCGACGAGTCCGGCGGCCGGGCACAGGGCGCCGCCGGGTCAGTCATCGTGGTTGCAGAGGCGGTCAGCGGAGTGGCCATGGTCACCGTGGGTGCGCGAGCAGGCGCGCGGGCGAGCCGCCACTGCGGGCGTGCGAGGAGGTGCGCGAGCTGCTGCCGCGGCCACACAGGCTGACAGGCGTCGCTCAACCTCAGTGGAACGCGTTCGCGGCGGTGTTCCAGCTCCAgatgcatgcacatgcatgcgtGTGTGCGGCGTCCCCGAGGTGTCACGTCGATTAAAAAACTGGAACAAAGCGGTATGGGCTAGGAATGCGTCACTAACAAAGATAATGGACCCAAAAACCCACTttcagagttga